Proteins encoded in a region of the Ancylomarina subtilis genome:
- the gldA gene encoding gliding motility-associated ABC transporter ATP-binding subunit GldA, whose amino-acid sequence MSIQVKDVSKFYGKQKALDTLSFEISDAEVVGFLGPNGAGKSTMMKIITGFLPQSSGDVFVNGLNIEKHSLEIRKQIGYLPEHNPLYLDLYVKEYLEYVAGIYKLGRNKKKRVDEMIELTGLGLEQKKKIGALSKGYRQRVGLAQALIHDPKVLILDEPTTGLDPNQLVEVRQLIQNIGKEKTVMLSTHIMQEVEAICERVLIINKGKLVADQAANHIHSIKESHVFELQFTCPVSNSQFQTIAGITHVETLTNNRYQISATNDVREQIFQMAVSNNLILIEMKSQERNLESLFHELTR is encoded by the coding sequence ATGTCGATACAAGTAAAGGACGTCAGTAAATTTTATGGCAAACAAAAAGCTTTGGATACCTTGAGTTTTGAGATTTCAGATGCCGAAGTGGTTGGTTTCCTTGGCCCCAATGGAGCGGGTAAATCAACTATGATGAAAATCATCACAGGTTTTCTGCCTCAAAGTTCAGGAGATGTCTTCGTGAATGGCTTAAATATAGAGAAGCATTCTCTGGAAATCCGCAAACAGATTGGTTATTTGCCCGAGCACAACCCACTATACCTGGATCTGTATGTAAAGGAATATCTGGAATACGTAGCGGGTATATACAAGCTTGGCAGGAACAAGAAAAAAAGGGTAGACGAAATGATTGAGCTCACAGGTCTGGGCCTGGAGCAAAAAAAGAAAATTGGTGCGCTGTCGAAAGGTTACAGACAACGGGTTGGGCTGGCTCAGGCTCTTATTCACGATCCCAAAGTTTTAATTCTGGACGAACCCACAACCGGACTCGATCCCAACCAACTGGTTGAAGTGCGACAGTTGATTCAGAATATCGGAAAAGAAAAAACTGTGATGCTCTCAACCCACATTATGCAAGAGGTTGAAGCCATTTGCGAACGTGTACTTATAATAAACAAAGGTAAACTAGTCGCCGATCAGGCCGCAAACCATATCCACAGCATTAAAGAATCACATGTGTTCGAATTGCAGTTTACCTGCCCCGTTTCTAACTCGCAATTTCAAACTATTGCGGGCATTACTCATGTCGAAACTTTAACCAACAACCGTTACCAAATATCGGCTACAAACGATGTGCGTGAGCAAATTTTTCAAATGGCTGTTAGCAACAATTTAATTCTTATCGAAATGAAATCTCAGGAACGTAATTTGGAATCTTTATTCCATGAGCTGACTCGATAA
- the ispG gene encoding (E)-4-hydroxy-3-methylbut-2-enyl-diphosphate synthase — translation MTISKLNTFCKDLFNYSRRLSSETQIGKTPLGAEQPIRIQSMTNTDTNDVKASVEQAIRMIESGAEYVRLTTQGKKEAENLKFIKAELMERGYETPLVADIHFNPEAATIAAQYVDKIRVNPGNFVDKKADLKGSEYSEEMYQEGLKKIRKKFIPLIDICKENKTAIRIGTNHGSLSDRIMSRYGDTPRGMVEATLEFLRICKEERFNDVAISIKSSNTVMMVKTVRLLVSEMNKEELYYPLHLGVTEAGEGEDGRIKSAVGTGALLNDGLGDTIRISLTEDPEIESPVGRKMVDYVLEKEGHYPIASPSYSQINLCDFYKRSTQEVVNIGGRKPVVVIADFSLERHFSSDFPEQIGYKMSAESLEWEKGDLAADFIYTNGFDPSIRDFPKELGLIVDSVCWEDAFQYSDRVHPLFSAEVFLHDDLSSFTSDIHFVSCSYSDLTEEFMNKLQANPKAVLLCQSRHQNAFAEQRAFVFKLIQFNCKTPVVFHRLFNENDLEDLQLKSACDLGALFIDGLGNGICLNNIGNISRVEVNAAAFGILQAARVRTSKTEFISCPGCGRTLFKLQDVVSEVKQKFAHLSHLKIGVMGCIVNGPGEMGDVDYGYVGAGAGRVSLYKSQELVKKNILSEDAIEELIQIIKENGDWKDAK, via the coding sequence ATGACAATTTCGAAACTCAATACATTCTGTAAAGATCTATTCAACTATTCACGACGTTTATCTTCTGAAACCCAAATCGGAAAAACGCCTTTGGGAGCAGAACAGCCTATTCGTATCCAGTCGATGACGAATACCGATACCAATGATGTAAAGGCTAGTGTTGAGCAAGCTATCAGAATGATAGAGTCGGGGGCTGAATATGTGAGATTGACGACCCAGGGTAAGAAGGAGGCAGAGAATTTGAAATTCATTAAGGCTGAATTAATGGAAAGGGGCTATGAAACGCCTTTGGTTGCCGATATCCATTTTAATCCGGAGGCAGCGACTATTGCGGCTCAGTATGTAGATAAAATTCGAGTGAACCCAGGTAATTTTGTAGACAAGAAAGCCGATTTGAAAGGTTCAGAATACAGTGAAGAAATGTATCAGGAAGGCCTGAAAAAAATCCGTAAGAAGTTTATTCCTCTGATTGATATCTGTAAAGAAAACAAAACGGCTATTCGCATTGGGACCAATCATGGTTCACTGTCTGATCGAATTATGAGTCGCTATGGCGATACCCCGCGTGGGATGGTTGAAGCGACACTTGAGTTTCTTCGTATTTGTAAGGAGGAGCGCTTTAATGATGTGGCCATTTCTATCAAATCGAGTAATACGGTGATGATGGTAAAAACGGTTCGTCTGCTGGTAAGCGAAATGAACAAGGAAGAGCTGTATTATCCTTTGCACTTGGGTGTAACTGAGGCTGGCGAAGGTGAAGATGGTCGAATTAAATCGGCTGTGGGTACAGGTGCTTTGCTTAATGATGGTTTGGGTGATACCATTCGAATTTCACTAACCGAAGATCCGGAAATTGAATCACCTGTTGGACGAAAGATGGTGGACTATGTTCTGGAAAAAGAAGGCCATTATCCCATTGCATCACCCTCGTATAGTCAGATTAATCTTTGTGATTTTTACAAACGATCGACTCAGGAAGTCGTTAATATTGGCGGGCGTAAGCCAGTTGTTGTTATTGCTGATTTTAGTTTGGAAAGGCATTTTAGTAGTGATTTCCCGGAGCAGATTGGTTACAAGATGAGTGCTGAAAGTTTGGAGTGGGAGAAAGGTGATCTGGCTGCTGATTTTATCTATACCAATGGTTTTGATCCTTCAATCAGAGATTTCCCTAAGGAGTTGGGATTGATTGTCGATTCGGTATGTTGGGAAGATGCGTTTCAGTATTCAGACAGAGTCCATCCTTTATTTTCTGCTGAGGTTTTTCTTCATGACGATTTGAGTTCTTTTACCTCTGATATTCATTTTGTCAGTTGTTCTTATTCTGATCTGACTGAAGAATTTATGAATAAGCTACAAGCGAACCCGAAGGCCGTTCTTCTTTGTCAGTCGAGACATCAAAATGCTTTTGCTGAGCAACGTGCTTTTGTTTTTAAACTGATTCAGTTCAATTGCAAAACACCAGTTGTTTTTCACCGATTGTTCAATGAAAATGATCTGGAAGACCTGCAGCTGAAATCAGCTTGCGATTTAGGAGCCTTATTTATTGATGGTTTGGGAAATGGCATTTGTTTAAATAATATTGGGAATATTTCCCGTGTAGAAGTTAATGCTGCTGCCTTTGGTATCTTGCAGGCCGCACGTGTTCGAACATCTAAAACAGAGTTTATTTCCTGTCCGGGATGTGGTCGAACTTTGTTTAAATTGCAAGATGTGGTTAGCGAAGTTAAACAAAAGTTTGCGCACTTATCTCATCTTAAAATTGGTGTTATGGGATGTATTGTGAATGGACCCGGCGAAATGGGCGATGTGGACTATGGCTATGTGGGTGCAGGAGCCGGAAGAGTATCCTTATACAAATCTCAGGAGCTGGTAAAGAAGAATATCTTGAGTGAGGATGCCATTGAAGAGTTGATTCAGATTATCAAAGAAAATGGGGATTGGAAGGATGCTAAATAG
- a CDS encoding HAD family hydrolase has protein sequence MPNFSSIPNIVFDLGGVLLNINPENSVNQFKAIGLNDPERIQHEYRENGLFDRLEKGLLSPQAFRDEIRQYIDVKVSDQQIDHAWNAMLLDFPYERLALLQELKKTHKVYLLSNTNRIHWEYYTRQIRETHGVDLADCFEKDYYSHDMGLRKPDTSIYQELLIAEKLKAEETLFIDDMYPNVEAAKAVGMIAHHLDLENGESVLDLFATN, from the coding sequence ATGCCAAATTTTTCATCAATTCCCAATATAGTCTTTGATTTGGGCGGAGTTCTTCTCAATATAAATCCCGAAAATTCTGTCAATCAATTTAAAGCGATTGGTTTAAATGATCCTGAAAGGATTCAACATGAATATCGCGAAAATGGTTTGTTCGATCGTCTCGAAAAAGGACTCCTCAGTCCTCAGGCTTTTCGAGATGAAATTCGTCAGTATATCGATGTTAAAGTAAGCGATCAGCAAATAGATCATGCCTGGAATGCCATGTTGCTTGACTTCCCTTACGAACGACTCGCTCTACTACAAGAACTAAAAAAAACACATAAGGTCTATTTGCTCAGCAATACGAATCGGATTCATTGGGAATACTACACCAGACAAATCAGGGAAACACATGGCGTTGACTTAGCTGACTGTTTTGAAAAGGACTATTATTCTCACGATATGGGCCTGCGTAAACCAGATACCAGCATCTATCAAGAACTTCTAATAGCCGAAAAACTCAAAGCAGAGGAAACCCTCTTTATCGACGATATGTACCCCAATGTTGAAGCGGCCAAGGCGGTTGGCATGATTGCCCATCATCTTGATCTTGAAAATGGAGAAAGTGTTCTGGATCTGTTTGCGACGAATTAA
- a CDS encoding GIY-YIG nuclease family protein yields MAYCYILHSKSLDRYYYGSTELEPSERLELHLQSYYGNKKFTAKANDWKLVLAISCESISQARRIEAFIKKMKSKKYVITLISNREKVDWLLENV; encoded by the coding sequence ATGGCATACTGTTATATTCTACATAGCAAATCATTAGATCGATATTACTATGGTTCTACAGAGCTGGAGCCAAGTGAAAGATTGGAATTACATCTTCAATCTTATTATGGAAATAAAAAGTTTACCGCTAAGGCAAATGATTGGAAACTTGTACTTGCTATCAGTTGTGAATCGATTAGTCAAGCAAGAAGAATAGAAGCATTTATAAAAAAGATGAAAAGTAAAAAGTATGTTATCACTTTAATTTCTAATCGTGAAAAAGTAGATTGGTTGTTGGAAAACGTATAA
- a CDS encoding DUF6588 family protein, with amino-acid sequence MKKFILLLFLLIPFLGKSQDIEQFLLAGTEDASKLTENYVNPVSKGFMYGLNNGWYTTARTHKKFGFDITLVANLAKVPSKDEVFTFVDSDYKNLSYVSGSKEIQTFMGGDNNTILNAKIATDGGDFKLTDFTMPDGIGDDLPMNAVPSATLQVGLGIPVIEADLKIRYLPKVGTSDLETGMFGIGIQKSFSKLLKIDKTPFDVSALVAYTNLTAEYDIQAESGLDGSGQLMEFSTNAYTIQAIASVNLKLIEFYGAVGFNTAKMDVDIKGSYDLEYTLEGSGMTVTETITNPVSVEFDASGVRATIGTRLNLGFFKIFADYTMQEYNTITGGLAFSFR; translated from the coding sequence ATGAAAAAATTTATTCTACTGCTTTTCTTATTGATTCCATTTCTAGGAAAGTCTCAGGACATTGAACAATTTCTGCTTGCCGGAACAGAAGATGCATCTAAACTAACAGAGAACTATGTGAACCCGGTTTCAAAAGGTTTTATGTATGGATTGAATAACGGATGGTACACCACAGCCAGGACTCATAAGAAATTTGGTTTTGATATCACATTGGTTGCGAATCTCGCCAAGGTTCCTAGTAAAGACGAAGTCTTTACTTTTGTTGATTCTGATTACAAAAATCTGAGTTATGTTAGTGGATCTAAAGAAATTCAGACTTTTATGGGAGGCGATAATAATACAATTCTAAATGCAAAAATTGCAACAGATGGCGGCGATTTTAAGCTGACAGATTTCACGATGCCCGATGGTATTGGTGATGATTTACCCATGAATGCTGTGCCTTCTGCAACCCTTCAAGTGGGCCTAGGAATTCCAGTAATCGAAGCAGATTTAAAAATAAGATACCTACCTAAGGTTGGAACTTCAGATCTGGAAACTGGCATGTTTGGTATAGGTATCCAAAAAAGCTTTTCAAAGTTGTTGAAAATTGACAAAACGCCCTTTGATGTTTCGGCCTTAGTTGCTTACACTAATCTAACAGCAGAATATGATATTCAAGCAGAATCAGGATTGGATGGCTCAGGACAATTGATGGAATTCTCTACAAACGCTTATACCATTCAAGCTATTGCATCGGTTAACCTTAAGTTGATTGAATTTTACGGAGCAGTTGGTTTTAATACAGCAAAAATGGATGTAGATATTAAAGGATCTTATGATTTGGAATATACTTTGGAAGGATCAGGAATGACCGTAACCGAGACCATTACCAATCCTGTATCAGTTGAATTTGATGCCAGCGGTGTAAGAGCAACCATAGGGACTCGCTTAAACCTTGGCTTCTTTAAAATATTTGCTGATTATACAATGCAGGAATACAACACCATTACGGGAGGTCTTGCATTTAGTTTCAGATAA
- a CDS encoding IPT/TIG domain-containing protein translates to MKKVLFISIMVLSIFACSEDDAIELLQPTIETIKSEGIAIGDIITIPGKNFNENGTYSVKFNGTEGKITEIKPTSIKVKVPENATSGDITLTYDEITTILGTIIITRFPTVENITPEETKTGDIITIKGFDFVTSESYTVKFKELEGKVIEITSTSLKIRIPQGATSGEVSLTYKNETKVIGHISILETFVCGFYETDIQGEHVNQIVKIDKTTGSKKFVADLSSFSFGYYESLVYDSQSKSIIGLFNDTKLIKVNVHSGKVTTVNIASESDNESIKEIVIGDNDDLYGFYETDIQGEHVNQIVKVDKTTGSKIFVADLSSFSYGYYESLVYDSQSKSIIGLFNDTKLIKVNVQSGKVTTVNIASESDNESIKEIVIGDNDDLYGFYETDIQGEHVNQIVKVDKTTGSKVFVADLSSFNYGYYESLVYDSQSKSIIGLFNDTKLMKVNVQSGKVTTVNIASESDNESIKEIVSVTL, encoded by the coding sequence ATGAAAAAAGTATTATTTATTTCAATTATGGTTTTGTCTATTTTTGCATGTTCGGAAGATGATGCTATAGAGCTATTACAACCTACAATTGAAACTATTAAATCAGAAGGCATAGCAATAGGCGATATTATTACAATTCCTGGTAAGAACTTCAATGAAAATGGAACTTATTCTGTAAAATTTAATGGAACAGAAGGAAAGATTACTGAGATCAAACCAACCTCGATAAAGGTTAAAGTCCCTGAAAATGCAACAAGTGGTGATATAACACTAACTTACGATGAAATTACTACAATACTTGGAACAATAATTATTACCAGATTCCCAACAGTAGAGAATATTACCCCTGAAGAAACAAAGACAGGTGATATCATTACTATAAAAGGATTTGATTTTGTTACTAGCGAATCTTATACTGTAAAATTCAAAGAACTTGAAGGAAAGGTAATAGAAATAACCTCCACCAGTCTTAAGATAAGAATCCCACAGGGTGCAACTTCAGGTGAAGTTTCATTGACCTACAAAAATGAAACTAAGGTGATCGGACATATTTCAATTTTGGAAACTTTTGTTTGTGGTTTTTATGAGACAGATATCCAAGGAGAGCATGTTAATCAAATTGTTAAGATTGATAAGACTACCGGCTCAAAGAAATTTGTTGCTGATTTATCTTCCTTTAGTTTTGGCTATTACGAAAGTCTTGTTTATGATTCCCAATCTAAAAGTATTATCGGACTTTTTAATGACACTAAACTGATAAAAGTAAATGTTCATTCTGGAAAAGTAACAACAGTGAATATTGCATCAGAATCAGATAATGAATCAATTAAAGAGATTGTGATTGGAGATAATGATGATCTTTACGGTTTTTATGAGACAGATATCCAAGGAGAGCATGTTAATCAAATTGTTAAGGTCGATAAAACTACCGGCTCAAAGATATTTGTTGCTGATTTATCTTCCTTTAGTTATGGCTATTACGAAAGTCTTGTTTATGATTCCCAATCTAAAAGTATTATCGGACTTTTTAATGACACTAAACTGATAAAAGTAAATGTTCAATCTGGAAAAGTAACAACAGTGAATATTGCATCAGAATCAGATAATGAATCAATTAAAGAGATTGTGATTGGAGATAATGATGATCTTTATGGTTTTTATGAGACAGATATCCAAGGAGAGCATGTTAATCAAATTGTTAAGGTCGATAAAACTACTGGCTCAAAGGTCTTTGTTGCTGATTTATCTTCCTTCAATTATGGCTATTACGAAAGTCTTGTTTATGATTCTCAATCTAAAAGTATTATTGGGCTTTTTAATGACACTAAACTGATGAAAGTAAATGTTCAATCTGGAAAAGTAACAACAGTGAATATTGCATCAGAATCAGATAATGAATCAATTAAAGAAATTGTTTCTGTGACTTTATAG
- a CDS encoding GIY-YIG nuclease family protein codes for MYTVYIIYSRAFNKIYIGCTSNLEARFKSHNELGIKGWTIKFRPWIIVHTEEFESKREALDREKQLKGAKGREWIRKEIIPKY; via the coding sequence ATGTACACAGTTTATATTATCTATTCTAGAGCATTTAATAAGATCTACATTGGATGTACTTCTAATCTTGAAGCTCGTTTTAAATCTCATAACGAACTTGGAATAAAAGGCTGGACAATTAAATTTCGTCCATGGATAATTGTACATACCGAAGAATTTGAATCAAAACGTGAGGCACTTGATCGAGAAAAACAACTCAAGGGTGCTAAAGGTCGAGAGTGGATTCGGAAAGAAATTATTCCCAAATATTAG
- a CDS encoding 3-deoxy-D-manno-octulosonic acid transferase: protein MILFYNLSIFFYSLLVRFASMFNPKAKQWLDGRKAILEKIETAVKGESNLVWFHSASLGEFEQGRPVIEAFKEKHPGYKIVLTFFSPSGYEIRKNYEGVDFVFYLPVDTKRNAKAFIRLINPKMVFFIKYEFWYHYLNELRKNEVPTYIFSTIFRPNQMFFRPYGGLYRKILKAFTHFFVQNEESIELLKGIGFNNVSLAGDTRFDRVYSIAKQATVLPQLEDFAQGRPVMIAGSTWPKDEEYIIKYINASKKAYKYIIAAHEVDENHIANIVSAIEKPYVRFTNATKAEIDAAEVLVVDCIGVLSSLYRYGDISYIGGGFGRGIHNTLEAACYGMPVIFGPNYHKFKEAKDLLALGGAHSYENYEELNSLFDFYHDDADARKKSGASSKNYVDEMRGATDKILYTIKF, encoded by the coding sequence ATGATTCTGTTTTATAATCTGTCCATCTTTTTTTATTCTTTATTGGTGCGTTTTGCATCTATGTTCAATCCCAAAGCAAAGCAATGGCTTGATGGGCGTAAAGCTATTCTTGAAAAGATTGAAACTGCAGTTAAGGGTGAGTCAAACCTGGTTTGGTTTCATTCGGCATCCTTGGGGGAGTTCGAACAGGGACGCCCCGTTATCGAAGCGTTCAAAGAGAAACATCCGGGTTATAAAATTGTATTGACTTTCTTTTCGCCTTCGGGTTATGAGATCCGAAAGAATTATGAGGGCGTTGATTTTGTGTTCTATTTGCCTGTAGACACCAAGCGAAATGCCAAAGCATTTATTCGATTAATCAATCCGAAGATGGTTTTCTTTATCAAATATGAATTTTGGTATCACTACTTGAATGAACTGAGAAAAAATGAGGTGCCAACCTATATCTTTTCAACTATATTCCGTCCCAATCAGATGTTTTTCAGGCCTTATGGAGGCCTTTACAGAAAAATACTCAAGGCTTTTACACACTTTTTTGTTCAGAATGAGGAGTCCATTGAGTTGCTTAAGGGCATTGGATTTAATAATGTAAGTCTGGCAGGAGATACGCGTTTCGATCGGGTTTATTCCATCGCAAAGCAAGCCACGGTTTTACCTCAGCTTGAAGATTTCGCTCAAGGGCGTCCGGTGATGATTGCCGGAAGCACCTGGCCTAAGGATGAGGAATACATTATTAAATACATTAATGCCTCAAAAAAAGCTTACAAATATATTATAGCGGCTCATGAAGTTGATGAAAATCACATTGCAAACATAGTCAGTGCTATTGAAAAGCCCTATGTGCGATTTACGAACGCGACTAAAGCTGAGATTGATGCGGCTGAGGTTTTGGTTGTGGATTGTATTGGTGTTTTGTCTTCATTGTATCGTTATGGCGATATTTCTTATATCGGTGGCGGATTTGGTCGAGGCATTCACAATACACTCGAAGCGGCTTGTTATGGGATGCCCGTTATATTTGGTCCGAATTACCACAAATTTAAGGAAGCAAAAGATCTACTTGCACTAGGCGGTGCCCACTCATATGAGAACTATGAAGAGTTAAATAGCCTCTTTGATTTTTATCACGATGATGCGGATGCTCGAAAAAAATCCGGTGCATCTTCCAAAAATTACGTTGACGAGATGAGGGGTGCGACAGACAAAATTCTTTACACAATAAAGTTTTAG
- a CDS encoding adenosylcobalamin-dependent ribonucleoside-diphosphate reductase, which translates to MTVKDKKQETMVQQQTFDSEEAFQASLEYFKGDELAARVWLNKYALKDSFGNIYEKTPDDMHHRIASEISRVEKKYVNPLSEDEIFAVLKDFKYIVPQGSPMSGIGNKFQIASLSNCFVIGNNGDSDSYGGIMKIDQEQVQLMKRRGGVGHDLSHIRPKGSPVKNSALTSTGIVPFMERYSNSTREVAQDGRRGALMLSVSVKHPDSEEFIDAKMEQGKVTGANVSVKIHDGFMQAVLEGKNYTQQYPINAENPKYTKDIDAGKLWKKIVHNAWKSAEPGILFWDTIERESVPDCYADLGYRTVSTNPCGEIPLCPYDSCRLLAINLYSYVENPFTAEAKFNFDLFKKHVGMAQRIMDDIIDLELEKIDAIIEKIENDPEDAEVKRVERNLWNNIKTKAKEGRRTGVGITAEGDMVAAMGLQYGTEAATDFSEEVHKVIAVEAYRASVYLAKDRGAFTIFDAKRESKNPFILRLKEADPKMYEDMVKYGRRNIACLTIAPTGTTSLMTQTTSGIEPVFLPVYKRRRKVNPNDKDVRVDFTDEVGDCWEEFVVFHHKFVTWMEAHGIETARHFTDEEIDELVKQSPYYKATSNDVDWLQKVRMQGRIQKWVDHSISVTVNLPSDVSEELVGDLYVEAWKSGCKGCTVYRDGSRSGVLISNDKKEDEKGLPEKRPAELEAEVVRFQNNKEKWIAIIGLYKGQPYEIFTGIQDDEEGILLPKSVNKGFILKRKDEEGNTRYDFQYSNKRGFKTTFEGLSYKFNKEFWNYAKLISGVLRHGMPIEQVVNLVSGLQLDSENINTWKNGVERSLKKYIPNGTKAKGMTCTDCGSEHIIYQEGCLICQSCGTSKCG; encoded by the coding sequence ATGACGGTTAAAGACAAGAAACAAGAGACGATGGTTCAGCAACAAACTTTTGATTCCGAAGAAGCCTTTCAAGCCTCACTTGAATATTTTAAAGGTGATGAATTAGCTGCACGTGTTTGGTTGAACAAGTATGCTTTGAAAGATTCATTTGGGAATATTTACGAAAAGACACCCGATGATATGCATCATCGTATAGCTAGTGAAATTTCACGTGTTGAGAAAAAGTATGTCAATCCACTTTCTGAAGACGAAATCTTTGCTGTTCTGAAGGACTTTAAATACATCGTACCTCAAGGGAGCCCGATGTCTGGTATTGGAAATAAATTCCAGATTGCTTCTTTGTCGAACTGTTTTGTGATTGGAAATAATGGGGACTCTGATTCTTATGGGGGCATCATGAAAATTGACCAGGAGCAGGTGCAATTGATGAAACGTCGTGGGGGTGTTGGTCATGATTTATCACACATCCGTCCAAAGGGCTCACCGGTTAAGAATTCGGCTTTAACTTCGACAGGTATTGTACCATTTATGGAACGATATTCAAATTCGACTCGCGAAGTTGCTCAGGATGGTCGTCGTGGAGCTTTAATGCTTAGTGTATCTGTTAAGCACCCTGACTCAGAAGAATTCATCGATGCGAAGATGGAGCAGGGAAAAGTAACCGGTGCGAATGTGTCTGTGAAAATTCACGATGGGTTTATGCAGGCGGTTCTTGAAGGAAAAAATTATACGCAGCAATACCCAATTAATGCTGAAAACCCAAAATATACAAAAGATATTGATGCGGGTAAGTTGTGGAAGAAAATTGTTCACAATGCATGGAAATCGGCAGAGCCGGGAATCTTATTTTGGGATACGATTGAAAGAGAATCCGTGCCTGACTGTTATGCAGATTTAGGTTACCGTACGGTTTCGACAAATCCTTGTGGTGAGATTCCATTGTGTCCATATGATTCGTGTCGTTTGTTGGCGATCAATCTTTATAGCTATGTAGAGAACCCGTTTACAGCTGAGGCCAAATTCAACTTCGATCTGTTTAAGAAGCATGTTGGAATGGCTCAACGTATCATGGATGATATTATCGATCTTGAATTGGAGAAGATTGATGCGATTATAGAAAAAATAGAAAATGATCCTGAGGATGCTGAAGTGAAACGTGTTGAGCGTAATCTTTGGAATAATATTAAGACTAAGGCTAAGGAGGGAAGACGTACCGGTGTTGGTATCACAGCTGAAGGCGATATGGTTGCGGCTATGGGCTTGCAATACGGTACCGAAGCTGCTACTGATTTCTCAGAAGAAGTTCACAAAGTAATTGCTGTTGAAGCATACCGTGCTTCGGTATATTTGGCTAAAGATCGTGGTGCATTTACCATTTTCGATGCTAAAAGAGAAAGTAAAAATCCATTTATTTTACGTTTGAAGGAAGCTGATCCTAAGATGTATGAGGACATGGTGAAATATGGTCGTCGTAATATTGCTTGTTTGACGATTGCACCAACGGGTACAACCAGTTTGATGACACAAACAACATCAGGTATCGAGCCCGTATTTTTACCCGTATACAAGCGTCGTAGAAAAGTGAATCCTAACGATAAAGATGTTCGTGTTGACTTTACGGATGAGGTTGGTGATTGTTGGGAAGAGTTTGTGGTATTCCACCATAAATTTGTGACCTGGATGGAAGCCCATGGTATTGAAACTGCACGCCATTTTACAGATGAAGAAATTGATGAGTTGGTTAAACAATCGCCTTACTATAAAGCCACATCGAATGATGTCGATTGGTTGCAAAAAGTACGAATGCAAGGCCGTATTCAAAAATGGGTTGATCACTCAATTAGTGTAACGGTTAACTTACCAAGCGATGTTTCTGAAGAGCTTGTTGGCGATCTTTATGTTGAAGCCTGGAAGAGCGGGTGCAAAGGTTGTACTGTTTATCGTGATGGTTCCCGTTCGGGAGTTTTAATTTCTAATGATAAGAAAGAAGACGAGAAGGGACTTCCAGAAAAACGTCCTGCTGAATTGGAGGCTGAAGTAGTACGTTTCCAGAATAATAAGGAGAAATGGATCGCGATTATTGGTCTTTATAAAGGACAACCTTATGAAATCTTTACGGGTATCCAGGACGATGAAGAAGGAATCTTATTACCTAAGTCGGTAAACAAAGGGTTTATTCTGAAGCGTAAGGATGAGGAAGGCAATACCCGATATGACTTCCAATACAGCAATAAACGTGGCTTTAAAACCACTTTTGAAGGTCTGTCGTACAAATTCAACAAAGAATTCTGGAACTACGCTAAATTGATCTCAGGGGTACTCCGTCATGGTATGCCAATTGAGCAGGTTGTGAATTTGGTTTCAGGTTTGCAGTTGGATAGCGAAAATATCAATACCTGGAAAAATGGTGTTGAGCGTTCACTTAAGAAATATATTCCTAATGGAACTAAAGCCAAAGGGATGACCTGTACCGATTGTGGTTCAGAACATATTATTTATCAGGAGGGCTGCTTGATTTGCCAGTCATGCGGAACTTCTAAATGTGGCTAA